DNA from Parageobacillus thermoglucosidasius:
TTTTTTCCGCAAAGAATGTAATAATCGATCGGATCGTCAGGAGAAATTCTTTTTATCAACGCGGCGAATGCGCCGATTCCTAAACTGCCGCCTGATATAAGACCAATGTAGCGGGAGCGGACCGCCCGCTTTTTTTGCCTGCTTATCGTGATATGCGGATGAACCGGAATGCCTGTCACAAAAACGCGGCTTTCTGGGATTCCTTTTTCCAAAAGCTGTGTTTTCATGTAAGGATGGCCGACGAAATGGTAATCGATCGCTTCGATTCCCCATAAATGATGAATGAAATAATCGGTATATACGTTGACGACTGGATTGGCGATTTCTTTGTTTAATTTGAGCTTATTTAATAAATAGGAAGGAAGGGCGTGTGTGCAAACAATGAGATCGGGCTGTATGCGTTGGACGACATTTTTTATGTGACGGCGAAAAAGAAATTCGTAATACCGGAATGATAGATGCGCCTTTTTTTGGCGGATTACCGCTTGATCATACAATATGCTGTATGTCTTGGGAAAATGGCGAATCCATTGTAAGTAAACAGAAGAGATAAGTTTTTCCGCTTGTCCTAACCGCGATGATAGCAGCTCAACTTTATGGCATTGCCATTGCGGGGCCATCGCTAATAAATCTTCTTTCAATGCGTCTGCCACTTGATGATGCCCGGATGGAATTTGCAGCAAAGGAAGAAACAACACCGTTTTCATGTCGATCACCTAATCGATGAAGTTATTACCAAGTATATGTCAAGGGTAGAATTTTATCCACTTTGCTCATCTCCTTTTTTATCCATTTATAAACTGCTGGCAAATGTCTCACAATGTAAATGTAAATACGCGATGAACGAAAGAGG
Protein-coding regions in this window:
- a CDS encoding MGDG synthase family glycosyltransferase; translated protein: MKTVLFLPLLQIPSGHHQVADALKEDLLAMAPQWQCHKVELLSSRLGQAEKLISSVYLQWIRHFPKTYSILYDQAVIRQKKAHLSFRYYEFLFRRHIKNVVQRIQPDLIVCTHALPSYLLNKLKLNKEIANPVVNVYTDYFIHHLWGIEAIDYHFVGHPYMKTQLLEKGIPESRVFVTGIPVHPHITISRQKKRAVRSRYIGLISGGSLGIGAFAALIKRISPDDPIDYYILCGKNEQMYKQLNSENHPRLIPLPYISSRKEMDALYDQADFILTKPGGATLSECLYKKLPIFIYDMLPGQEEMNFRILKQFQLAFDFLNWKDVSNIADKLLPVLRSPQIAHYFNKVEEYHRQLSPERPAMLLYSKLNDDPSQ